From Lolium perenne isolate Kyuss_39 chromosome 5, Kyuss_2.0, whole genome shotgun sequence, a single genomic window includes:
- the LOC127298682 gene encoding uncharacterized protein — MLGSNKGAADLTRNLKRNERTGHLKRSPAKKNRICDGGEPTELLISGDLLRNSNQGVPSEINKQIASNLSKSVVSVALFNGETLLLALSGIPVQRLGNVTRFLTSASLAKAFNDGRKVYPDLKVVVRHENKVVPGFLDKHDPHLNIAAVNVMDLSDLHTVLLSRDLKFPPHKKVVAVGCDVSGNLISTQGILNEGSCGSRYMSSTCKISEVYEGGPLFDFDGNLVGINLSLDKETTLYLPMIVALIWLDRCGSLENTKFPVRDGLSMYQVEDLESLGYPKPKYYGMILVNTFEEPFGNKCGEGVWRKLSETTSDILKRNVVALASFRGKERFFACTGLFIEWNGRAIILTSASLLRESGYKDQKIVTNLRIEVLLPNKNCTEGKLEYVNLHYNVALVSVKDFSACQPVKVEERWPGSGEVLALGRYFSSGILMAAKGQRYSRPGGSFDCKYLGYSTCKITKAGIGGPLLDYDGKFVGMNFYDKYVGHTPYLSWCEILPLLEYFKTKGAVAEGDYCGNPSDKPDWAKEGDNSVFCNSWHVPSPCWYDPEVLEKVENEAQSRVPRYLIELEWDSDSDSDSE, encoded by the exons ATGCTGGGAAGTAATAAGGGTGCTGCTGATCTCACAAGAAACTTGAAGAGGAATGAAAGAACTGGTCATCTCAAAAGAAGCCCGGCCAAAAAAAATAGAATTTGCGATGGAGGAGAACCAACTGAGTTATTGATTTCAG GCGACTTGCTCCGGAACTCAAATCAAGGTGTCCCCAGTGAGATCAACAAACAAATTGCATCAAATTTGTCAAAAAGTGTTGTTTCAGTTGCTCTGTTTAATG GAGAAACACTGTTACTTGCATTATCGGGCATACCTGTACAACGTCTGGGGAATGTTACAAGGTTTCTGACCTCagcaagcttggctaaagctttcAACGATGGAAGAAAAGTCTATCCGGATTTGAAG GTGGTAGTGCGCCATGAAAACAAAGTCGTCCCTGGGTTTTTGGACAAACATGATCCACATCTCAACATTGCTGCTGTGAACGTCATGGACTTGTCTGATCTTCACACCGTACTCCTGAGTCGTGATCTGAAATTTCCGCCCCATAAGAAAGTAGTAGCTGTAGGCTGTGATGTCAGTGGGAACTTAATATCCACACAGGGGATACTGAATGAAGGTTCATGCGGATCTCGGTATATGTCGTCCACTTGTAAAATCTCTGAG GTTTACGAAGGTGGGCCACTTTTTGATTTTGATGGGAACTTGGTTGGCATAAACCTTTCTTTGGATAAGGAAACAACCCTTTACCTGCCAATGATCGTAGCTCTTATATGGCTCGATCGTTGTGGATCCCTGGAAAATACTAAATTTCCAGTCAG AGATGGTCTCAGCATGTATCAGGTTGAGGATCTAGAATCCTTGGGTTATCCCAAGCCTAAATATT ATGGCATGATTTTGGTAAATACCTTTGAAGAGCCTTTTGGCAATAAATGTGGTGAAGGTGTCTGGAGAAAACTAAGTGAAACAACTTCAGACATATTAAAGAGAAATGTTGTTGCACTTGCTTCATTCCGTG GAAAGGAAAGGTTTTTTGCATGCACTGGTCTGTTTATTGAATGGAATGGGCGTGCAATAATCTTGACTTCAGCGAGCTTGCTTAGAGAATCTGGTTATAAAGATCAGAAGATTGTTACAAACTTGAGG ATTGAAGTGTTGCTTCCAAACAAAAACTGCACAGAAGGGAAATTAGAATATGTTAATTTGCATTACAATGTCGCTCTGGTCAGCGTCAAGGATTTTAGTGCTTGCCAACCAGTAAAAGTTGAAGAGCGGTGGCCTGGTTCTGGTGAAGTACTAGCTTTAGGGCGCTACTTCAGTTCGGGCATACTGATGGCTGCAAAAGGGCAAAGGTATTCTAGGCCGGGGGGCAGTTTTGATTGCAAATATCTTGGATACTCTACTTGCAAAATCACTAAG GCTGGGATTGGAGGTCCCCTTCTTGATTATGATGGGAAATTTGTTGGCATGAACTTCTATGACAAGTACGTAGGTCACACACCATACCTGTCATGGTGTGAGATTCTCCCTCTCCTGGAATATTTCAAGACAAAAGG GGCTGTTGCTGAAGGCGATTATTGTGGTAATCCATCTGATAAGCCTGACTGGGCCAAGGAAGGAGATAACAGTGTTTTCTGTAATAG CTGGCATGTACCAAGTCCATGTTGGTATGATCCTGAAGTTCTGGAAAAGGTCGAGAATGAAGCTCAATCAAGAGTCCCGCGCTATCTGATTGAATTGGAGTGGGATTCTGATTCTGATTCTGATTCTGAATGA